The sequence CCTTTTTTGTCTTTAATGGGTGTTGTTAGAAAGCTTTATCTTATTCACTTGGTTTTAGGTAAGACTTGGAATTATCTTAATTTAAAGTAGTTTAATAAATTATGGTAGTAATGATTTTGATGCTATAGAATGAATCATTTTCTGTTATTTTAGCTATCAGCTGGCACCCTATTCATGAATCTCTGTTTGTCAGTGGGGGCTCAGATGGCTCCATGATGTTCTGGATGGTAGGGTGAGTGTTATATTGACATGATAGAAGTATGTTACTTTGGCTGTTCTCATAAGCATCAAATTCTTTAAAATCCCTTTCTTCCCTTTTGAAGTTTTATTCCCCAACCCTTCTTCAGATTTATAATTTCTCTCTTTCCACTTGAAGGCCGGGAAGCCCTGGCCTTATTTTAGATTTAGTAAATGTATCAGCAAACTTTGTAATCCTTAGACTTGTCTGAAATTTTGGGCAGAAAATACCTGTTATGCAGGCTAACTTGAGGGAAGACCCTGGGAGCATTTTTTTCACAGTAGCTCCAAAGGAACTGCCACTTCAGTATTTTCAATGGAATATGTATACAATacctacaatcttggacaaattCCTTTGGGCCTGTTGCTCTTATGTCCAGTACACATGATTTTTCTGGACTTCAGGTGCCTCCCTTTCCCCTCCCAATCGGGCATAAAGTGGTTCACTTTCAGTCAGTGTACACCATTTTCACTTCATTTGCCCCAAGCAACATTGAATGGGAAGGAGGGGGCTGCAAGAGAACCCAGAGTATGTGATAAAAACTGAgttgaaagataaaaattaaattctgaATTGTCCCAAAGAATTTGTCTATGATTGTAGGCTATCGATAGTTTTTTCTTAAAAGCCCTGTAGTTACTTGTTTACAGAGTGTTACACTTTCAATCAGGGCTGAGAAGGATGTTGGTAACATGGACCAGGCTCATGAAGGAATGGTTTGGAGCCTAGCTTGGCACCCTTTGGGACACATCCTCTGTTCAGGATCCAATGATCACTCCAGGTAAAATTACGTTTAGTGTTTCTAAGTTGCTAAACAGTAATCAAgattgcagttatttttatgcTGTTTTTTTGAACTCTATATAGTTAATGAATCATTTTACACCCTTTAGTACATACTATTATTGTGAAGAATCATCAGTTAATTCCTAAATTTCCTTGAGCTGACAATGCTTCAACAGTAAAATTATTTAATATAAGTATATATGTGAATGCCCTCATATAAATGGGTTCAAAGAAGACACTGAGCaaagtgaaaaaatattttatatcCAGAAGAAGAAGCCTTCAACCAAACATCATGAGGCTTTGTAAGCATCATTTCCTtctttccagtttctttttcccaatttgaaaagaagaattttaggaaaaaacaaaacaccatTTCCTAGTCTGGATTGGTCCATACAGGGAAAAAACCATTCTTGGTCTTGAGGTTCGCCCTTGGCCTTCACCCCATGGACTGTGCTCAAGACCAAGGTCGTACTCAACACTTGGGCTGTACTCAACACACAGTGAATAACACATAATGTGTATTTAATTGTTGTTTAATCTTTGAGAGTTACACAGGTTGTAGTGGTCCACTGTCAATTTTTATCCCTGGGTGGCATTTAATTGGTATGGTTGCAACTGGAGTCTACAGATGTTTGCTGAATAGTGTACCAGGAAGTCCACTCTGATCATGGTCTAAACAGAGAGCCAATCAGCAAATTGGCTGTATatagtgtgtgtgtgtgtgtatatatatatatatatatatatatatatatatatatatatatatatatatatatatacacacacacagGTGAAATTTATAttcagataatttttttttaacctaggtcatTTTTAAATCAATCTAGATTATTTTTCTATCAACTGTCTGGAAAAAggcatttcattttcatttcaccACCCACCTATCCCTTCTCgttctgacattcccctcctatctttagttgttcctaacccccTAACTTCCCTCTTCACTAACCCCCACGGCCTCCCTTGTTATCTCACTCTTaccctttttttgttgttgatattCATGAGGATTTGAACTCCCAACCTCTGGAATTGTAGTCCTCTtccttatccacttgaccacgcAAGCAATGGTTGCAGTGGATACAGTATTTTCATTActaccctaaaccctaaaccctaaaccctaaccctaacctaacaagtacgttataaataacctaggttaaaaaagttgaccgAGGTTAATTCAataataacctgaaatcaaatttgacctgtaacataccAGCTGATTGTGTTGTGAATGGAGTGTCACTTAACATCTTGTTTCTCATTTTCAAGTAAATTCTGGACACGCAATCGACTTGGTGACAGGATGAGAGACAAATACAACTTGAATATCCTTGACACTGAGGATGATGCTGGTAATTTTAAAGTAGTAGATAGTATCCTTCTCTGAcgtgaagaaacaagaaagagTGGAGATGGAGTCAACATGAACTTTATGTACTAAATGAAGCACGATATTGGAATGACGTTGAATGCATCTGTTCATGATATGATGAATAACTAGATCTCTGAAATCCtttcagttgtttcttcacCTTTTTGCAAGCAACTGTCACTGGAAATACCTACAGTATGTTGTGAagatttaattattttcaattttttagggaACTTCACCATTAATTTAATTCCTGTTCGTTAGTCTAACATTCATTGACCCAATAAATACTGTGAAATGCTGCCATTCTTGTAAGTGGTGTTGGGTTAGCATTAGAGGTATATGCCCGTGCATTTATTTTCCTCTGAAATGACATCATTTCTCGTGCAAAATGTCACAGCTCTTTTCCCTTTTACTTTCTTTAGTGTGAATTGCATCAATAATGAAATTACAACTGAACTGATAAGAACCTTTCTTTTTTGATTCAGATGGTGACCATAATCCTGTCATTAGTACAGCTATCCCAGGGATGGACACAACTATAAATCCAACCGAAGATTTTCCAGATATTGACAGATACGACTTGGGAGAAAAAGGTTTGACCAAAAggcattcacttttttttttttgaaaggtcGGGAAGGGTCAAAACTGAAATTTCATGTTTCAACAAACTCATAGCGAGCTGGAACATCTTGGTCCCATTTTCTAGGAGTGAAAAAGCAATCTTTTTATCTCAAATTCGCCGACTTCCCTCAagttttgaaaacatatttaATACAACTAGCTTAGTTATTGTTGTAGATAAGAAAATAAGTaagaatggtcagtttgggaATAACTCTGGTAATTGTATAAATTAACGTAATTAATCCTTTCAGTTGGTGGTAAGAGAAAGGGAAAATGCTCAGCTATATTTTTCAGTTATTTCCTTTGTGAATGAGtgatattttcaaaataaaaatgtatatctttattttatattgaaatatGAATGTCACACCGTAACAGTACAATTATTGTAGAATTTTTTGACCACATAGTCCTTCATAACTCTGCCAAATGTTAACCgatttcaaaaatgtttttcaaatttcattcagTACAGGGTCGTTTTTCATATTCTGTTCTAATGCATTTCTGGCTTGTTACCAGTTTTAAAGAAAACACTTGTAACAACACAAGTTAAAAAAGGGTACACTTGATTGTGAAACAGCCGAATGTAATTTGGGATTTGATGTAAAATTCTAATTTTGTTAACTCTACTTGCTAATAGTCACAATGCTATTTTAGGTCCCTCTCTTGGATTTGGCAATTCACCATCAAAGATCACTCCTACACGTCCTAAGCATTTGGAATCACAAAACCCTGGATTTACtcttccaattttcaaaaacagCCCTGCCATTCCAGGTCTCGGATCTGTCACAGACAGGCCTCCCAGCAATGAAAATGGGAATTCCTTACTGCGACCAGATGCCCCTCCGTTTAATCCTATGGGACAAAGGGAAAGGAACCAAAAGGGCCCTTTTGAACCCCCTGCTCCACAAAGACTTGTTCATCCTTCTAGTTTTCAACACGATCCAAGGCAAAGGCCGTTTGATGGGCCTCAAGGAGACCATAAACAGATTGGTCGTGGACATTCTAGAGGGGAGTTTGAAGGGAGAAGACCAGGAAGGGACTCATGGGATGAACCAAGAGGCCCTCCTGGGGACTTCAAATCTTCTAACTGGCGAGATCAGGGTCCCAATGATTTTGGACCTGGGAGGTCTTTTGGTCAGGATGAACCAAGACCAAATTTCAGGGGACCACCGGGTGAAAAATGTAATGGACCACAGGGTATCTTGGGTTCGCCTCCAAAGAATTATGAAGGGGACTCCAGACCTGGGTTACTTGGGCCTCCTCCATCATCTCAACCTCAGCAAGTGGTGCAAGGTTCAATCAGACATTCTAGTGGACCTGATGCACCTAATGAGTTTGCTAATCAAGGTAATTGATTTTGGATAGTTAATTTATTTAGGGTGACATGTTAACACCCCCAACATCTATTCTGTGACGTAGATACTCAAAGCCGTAGTGTAACAGAGATCAAGACAAGCGCGGAAGAgttatgtccaggattgaacTCAGTGAGATGAAAGCCAATTTCAAGAAGCGTCATATAGTCTCGTTACCCTTTACGCTCAGACGTAACTGAGTGTCCATTTTTGGACGTGAGCGGTATTTGCTTCAACTCAGAAAGTCATTATTACCGAAGCTTGTTTGTTATGTTAATCTTGTTAATTTGAGGTCTTGAAAACTCCagcgagaaaaaaaagaattggcATAGGCAGTCTTAAAAGTCCCCTCAAAGTAGGGATtgcagcctttttttttctgataatcAATCAATGATTGTTCATACCATCATTACAGCAACGTTTAAGCCACTTTTTCCCTATGACTGAATTCCTTGAGTTAACTAGCACCTCTTTCACCAGACTCCAGGCTGGACCAGGGAGGTTGGCGACCACACCCAAATGCACATGAAGAAAATAGGAACGAGCTTTCACCAAGATTTGACATGGGAGATAAACGTTCATGGCATCCTCCTGACCTCAGCTCAAGGGGCCTAAGGAGGGGGGCTCCAAGAGGGcgcggcaatgactcatccgtTCCTCATGGCCCTGACGGTCAAGGACCCAAGGGACCCTCCCATCCGTTCATTAACAATCTCAGCTCAAGAGGTTTTAAAACTAATGCTTTAGGACGCAATGAGAGCAGGGACCCTCGCTGGGGTGGCCCATCAGATGAGCCGCCTCAAGGAAGGGGGCGTGATGAGCCTCATGGTAAGTTACTTATTTGCTTTTCATTTAAGCTGTTTGTATTGGTGTTGTACGTAGTTGAATACCAAAAAGACAAGGCATAAGAATTTGCATGCTCTCAACAGTGTTTTTCAAAGGAAATTAACGTCAGAGAATTTTCGCACGaccattggctaatttttatcatcaataagagtaCAAGCAAAAAATCTCAATTGTTAAACTgtcaaccaatgaaattttattggCTGTTGtaagtagccaatcagaaagcgcgAAAAGTGACTGCTAATGTTGGCGTCAGTTGGAATAAAATTCATATTTACGGCTGTTAACTGCTTCTTTTCCCCTCATTTTAACTCTGAATATTGACCATTAATTTTTGGGCGTTTTGGTGTTTTAAAagcaaattgacgtcagttgtTTAATGCGTTTGTCCTCGTACTGATGATAAATtgcgtcataacattgtcaacgTTTGCTGTGAAAACACTTGCCagctgcggctcgtgatttctATAGCCACTTTGACAATATTATGACGCTATTAATCATTTATAAAAGGACAGATGCGTGGAAAACTGACGTCAGTTTGTCAATTAGGCACTAAATATCGCTCAACTTCGTTCAGATAGTCCCGACCGAAATCGCAATATTATTCCGTGAATAGTTCTGTTAATAGTCTTAACACTTGTGCTTCTCTACTGTAGGTTTCTTCGACCGAAGAGACAGCTGGGGATCACCGCAACAACCCCATGATCCCCGGGGACCACCACGCGACGAACCACGTGATCCCCGTATAGCTAGGGGGCCAGGTCCCTCTCCGTCTGATACAAAGGAAGCTAAACCAGCTATTCGCCCATTGATGAGTTTAAGTCCACCACCATTGCCTTTAGGGCAGACAGGTTTCGATTTCAACCTTGATGATGATTCATGGAAAGGTGGACCCGACAGGCGAGGAAGGAAGCGTTCATCGGATCAGGAAGGGTTCAGGGAACCGAAAATCATGCGACCAGAGGACGAGTGGAGAAGGGGACCTGGTGAGCAGTGtatatgacaattttttttcttttcacagaaAAATACACTTCCAGTGAAGATTGTCTCAATTAAGTTCGTAATGCTGGCTAATTTGAGTTACGAAGGGCACAAGTCAGTTTAAAGCTTATAATTGAGTCTgcgattgttttgttttcggttAGTTTTCAATGAGTCGtctgtgaaaaaaaacaacaacaaaaaaacacggACTATTAAGGCAGAAACCTGTTTCAAAGGAGCAGATCTGTACGAGAAATATGACGATGATATCATCTTTCTTGATATTTTGCTCAGTCTAGACtttcaaacagttttttttGCCTCCGCCTTTGCTCGCATTTTGGCTGTCTGATTTGTTGAAAGGGCTGCCAATGTTAGCGGGAAACAACTTGACTTCACAGGttgtgttttgaaaactacCAATTTTAGTTTTCCTAAAGTGGGCACAATATAAACCCTTCGTTCCAAACGTATAAcatgaaatgttaaaaaaaattctcatgCACACGCTGTCTATCACTTAGATCAAGGACCGCATGATGGATGGCGGGGACCAGAGGAGCCTTTTGATGACGGTCCATGGCATGATGACGAAAGAGGGCCATTTCCATCTGGTGACAGTCCTATGAGGGGAAGGGGAAAACCACGAGGAGGCAGGAGAGGGCGAGGAGGAAGGAGATAACACTTACTTTTAGCTACAGGACTGCCTTCCCCACGGGTAAAATGCCTCCTGTCTCTTTGAGGTTATAAATGGACAATTACTGTGGAGCCGGCGAAAGGATTGAAGCCATCAGCTGTTCTCCAATTCGCTTGGTTTTGCTCCTGGTGTTTCCATTGTTTGATGGAAGGGAAAGAGCTGTTATTTGCCCAGTGGAGGAAAGGACTGCTACTGTTTCTGTGAAGAGAAAATGCTTCTGATGGAAAACCTCATGAAACGTCCTTCATCTGGAGTCACTGGCCCGTAAGACGAACACGTAGTGTTAAAAGGGATGTGCGAGGGCTCACACCCTGGACTAATTTGACACAGTTCATATAGAAGCAAAACATGAATGAACAATCGCAAGAGTTTGCAAACGTACCAATTAAGTTTGAACCATTTTGAATTCGCTTTTCTCTCATTTTGCTTCTGCGCACCAAGACGTTGAGTTACAAAAGCCCCAGCATTTGGGCATCTCGGCTTGCGATGGATATGCTATCCGTCGTTGTAGCCGAGTTTCTTGACCTTCCTTTCTCTCACTAGAAGGAAAGCAAGTGATTGTTTAATAGTTACTACATTATTCATGGGGCAGAACCCACCTTCTCGTTTTGGATTGATTGACAGATCAAGATTCCGCATAACTTACACGGAAAACAAAGcacaattaaaaacaaaagaaaaagcaaagccTAAACAAGCACTACTCCACATTAGCATGAAACCTGTCTTTTAAATGGTTCGCCTTTTGTTTCCCATCGTGAAAAGATTAGATGTGAATGAAATCTAACTTCTCTCGCGGCAGCAGCAGCTTGGcgaaacatttttttatcctCTTCGTCATGTTATCGTTTTACAAAAACTTTTATATATGATGTAAACATAAATGAACAGTACATTGAATATATCACTTTGTGCCATGTGACTAATTTTATTTCGTCTCTGCCTTTAGCTAATTGGAGACTGGAATGTTCAACTGCTACGCGTTATCatagtaatatttttttcaatcaatCTAAAAAAGGCGAAATTTTCAGTGAGACGTGAATGAGTTTGCGCTTggagctgtgattggttgattgagcTTTCTCTGATTCGCCAGGGTTATACAAAGGCCTAATATTAGGGGCAAAATTTCCTTTTCGATAGCTTAAAGTGaggaaaaatgatttaaaaaaaaaagaccgaTTCTTCAAGTGAACTTCAAAGTGCACAAAAACAAAGTAAACGCAAATCGCATGTTGACTTAATCTGCATTTATGGAATCAAGAACAACCGATAAGTTTCATGAAAAGTTGCTTCAAATATTCCAATAAtaagaaatttttgaaaagtggTGAAAATGCTTAACTTTaaaccattttgccaaggctacaGAAAGGTAACAATGTCAAAAATGACCTATTTTACTCTGGAAATACAAATGTCGCAATTTACCAACTCTGCAAGTATCCTTGATTTGTCTTATATTCTCCTTTTTATGTTTATCTTTTTCGATCGTTAGCACCTCTGTGTTTCCCATTGTGTTTCCTCATGGGCTAATTTTTCTGTCATGAAAGATTGACCTTTGCGTCTTGTCCGACCTTCGTAGAACCGAGGCGGCGAGAACTTCAATTcccaacctcgtttccagggtctccCTTCTTCCCTCCTTAGGAGCGCTCCAAGGAAGGGAAGAGtagagaccctggaaacgaggttgttCAATTCCCGGAAAAAAACTGGAAACCTGTCAGAACTGTCTGATGTCATACGACTCATATGAGCACGTAAGATCGAAGTTCTTTGATCACATGTCAAAGTCATGTCACCCTTGTGACCACACTTGTGAGTCTTGTGACGGCTTGTGAAATTGATTTTGTGTGTAAAATGTTGCAAAGTTTTAAGAGGTGGTTTGCTATATCTCACGCAACGCTTTTGAATCTTCGGACTCGCTGTCAGCTTAGTTTATCATTTATGTCGCTCTTGCCAGTTCATCAGAAAAGTATGGCGTTGTCACTTATTACTGGCTATCATGTGTGCTTTTCAAGGCCATGCCGCTGGTCGGAATTTACCCTTAACAGGGCCtcggtgatcgcttttggagccaaggttcagatacctgtacCCAGGCAGTGGGGGAGAGAAATGAGCCCTAGACCACATTTTTTAAGTTCAGCAATATTTACTCCTGCCAAGGTGGTGAAATCTGGGTCGTTTTAGGAAAGCAGTTGACTGCTTGAAAGATGTTATAATATTAGgaaaaataagaacagccaaaaagTCGCTAAATGGCAATTTTGGGAAAAGTTTCCAAAGAATACCGTAGgccaaaatgaacaaaaacggTCATGCCTAAAATTATACGCAACACCTCAATTTTGTCCACGTGTTCCCTTGCAAAATGCCTAAAACTAAGACCTAGTTCTGGGAAATATCATCatctattgaaaaaaaaaaaaaaagaaaggaggaGAAAGGGACCACTTTAGGTCATTTTGCCTAGGTTCAAGTTAGGTCAAACGGTCTAAAATGGCCTGTTTTAGGGCTAAATATCTAACGGTCTAAACCTTGGAAAAACAAAGCTgaataaaacaaagacaaagaaaaacaaagctgataattattttgatttacCGACTCCATCCATCCGAGATGTTTTTAATGGCTTTTAAAAAGGACGTTGTAttggagaaaaaacaaaacattttgtcagttgtggccctttttttaaattttgctaTGGGGGATAGTAAATTCAGTTCTAGGAGACGGGCTCctgcgaaagaaaaaaaaaaaaccatgaaaacaagaaaacgagCGTTGTGCCTAACGATGTTCTCCCAGATTTCGGCCCGATGATCGCTTTTAATTAAAGGTTCAAATATCTATCTTCAGGAAgcgagggagagaaatgttggTCCCTAGACTCAGCTAGGTTAGTAATAACAGGCAACTCTGTATGagtaccagttatttcttccatgttttcttttaaGTGTGTCTTAGCAGGCTGAGTATTTGACAACTGCACTTGCGCTCTCTCAGAAACACTCCTTTAAGATTTAAATTCCTTAGTACATTTCCTGGGCCTTCTATGTTAGCTTTGTTTATAAACGTAACTTGGTCTGGTCCTCAACTTTCCGCTTAATTTTAATCTAATATTTTGTAACATGCACTTCTACATCTTCCGCCGCAGTTACCTTACGTGAAATGTTTCCATTTAGCAATGGCTAGATTGAGTCACCGAGACGCATTCATCTTTTTTCATTGCTTATTTGTGTTCTTTAGTGTTGTACTAACCCTTTTCTGATTGCAATTACCACAAGAAGGGAATTCAAAAACGTACTTCTtaatttaaaacaatttttttattaaccAGCCTTCTTTGACTTTACAGGCAGGGAACGAGAAGTTCagtaaaggcctggctaaactaggaaacattgttgcggaaacaatatttctttttatgtttcccggagtggctaaactgggaaacatatgtttcggacgcaaaatttgtgtccgggaagcaaaaacatttttgactccaggcaaaaacatcttttgttttccgagcagcaaaatttgtttccgcaacacatgtttcccccgcagctaaattgggaaacatttgcatccgcaacaatgttttctagtttagccaggccttaaagTTTTGTAGACGCGACAGGTTTTAAAAGTTGAAACTCTTCATTCCCATTCACTTTTTATACCAACAAGgaaaaagcaagcaaataaaCATTAACAACagcattgttgttgttaaataATCTGTTTTGTGACTTTCTTGTCGGAGTTGTCATTCCGTgagttctttttgttttagGTGCAAAAAAATTGTACTCAAAAGGAAACTTGAACAGATCGCTgcgtttttatatttttattttattttttacaagttATAACTTCAAGACTGAGCTTATCTACGAACACAAACTCTTTTCCGTTTAACCACTTATCTGGGGATGACACTTCCGTTTCATCGAGAATTACCACTTGTTGACTGGATCTTTTACACAGCATCAAGCTCAATCCAAGCAAATTACATCTGGGTCAGCACCTTCTGCCTTGTCTCCAGTGACTGGTGTTTGAGTTTGACCTGATTCAGCTGGCGGGGCCTGGGGTGCTGCTGGACCCAGGGAAGGCGAAGAAACACGTGCTTCAGTTACTTTTGGAGAGCCGGGGTTAGAGGAAGTATCAGGTTTGATCAGACCCATAGCCGAAGCCTTACTGCGTATAATAGAGGAGATCTGATTTTCCACCAACGCTGAAGCTGACTTGCTAAGCATTTTCCCAAGATTCCCTTGGATGACAGGCGGAGTAGAGCTGCGAGGGGACTCAGTTCCACTTTTACCGGCGCTCAGACTGAACACACTGTTGATTACAGGAGTGAGCACTGGAGCAGTGGTTGCAGGAGTGGGCGGCATCACCTGAGGTAAAGGTAAAGCCCCCGTGACAGTTGGCTTGGTTATCACTGCAGTAACGTACTGAGCAGGTGTTGGTAAGTTCGCATGATGACTGATCATTGAAGAGCTGGGATTGGTTACCGTCATTATGGGTCCTGGTTTTGGCAGGCTTGCTACCGAGGTGGAAGAGGGTAGAAGCAGCGTTGTCGGTGGAGGAGGTCGCACTGTGATGGTAGCAGTATTGCCTGTTACTGGGGCTGGGTAGTACATCACGGGCGGAGAGGTGAAATTGAGGGGCCTGGCTTTGGCATTTAATGATGGCATAATTGTGTTGGAACCCAAAAGCAAGGGTTGCATTTTCGGTTGAATAGTGACTGTACTCACTCCAGGAATTGGCGCAGACTGAACCAGGCTTCcagttactgttacattgggAGATGGTCCCTCGCCACGTTTAGTCAATCGACTTAGGATTCCTCTTTCCGACATGTTAAGCCGCGCTGTAACAGGAGGCATTCTGACCAGCGCCGATGGTAAGCGATTAACATCAGATTTCATGTCAGATAACAACTCCTCCAACTGGtttaaaactgaaaacaaagcAAGCTATCGTTAAAACGACAATGACTATAACTAATATAAAGACAACAGAAGTACAAGTTGGAGTAACAACCACTTCTTCACGCAAAATGAAATGCTAGGCCCTTTAAAGCATGAGTATTAACAGCCTCTTTCATGTCTCCATGGTGTCGGTACCTGTGTCCAAGAACATTCAACAATGCATGGTACAACCATCTCTAGTCTGGTCACTTAAAAATGATCTGCACTAAAATACCTAAAGTAGAAAATAGGCTACATACGGACTAATAATAGGACTGCTTTTTGGTACAACAACGTTCGTTACTTTGGGGTATGGTTACATTTCATTTAGGGTGAACCTTGTGACTCCATTCCTTAGCGTCAATCTAAGCCTCACAAAAGTGTCTTTAAATCGATTTCAGATCCTAAACCACGCAGAAATTCAGCAACTTACTCATTCTTCACTGTGGCTAAACGACAGCAAAGACGGCGAAAAGAGCATCACCTAAATATTAATTTTGCGCGCATATTTAGTCTAAAGTCATTTCGCCAGTCGCTGATTGACTGATCAATACAACCTACTTACAATGTTGCGAACGAAGTGGACATGAATCAAAACTGAAGATTTAAGGTCGGGTGCTAGTGTCCAAAATTTGGTTAATTTACACCGCTCTCGTAAAGAAAAGGTCATAAAAAAGCATCATGTTGTCCAACTGGAATGGGTGGAAATCTATTTAGTCGGTAAGCCGATGCTTCGTGTTTTATCTTCCAGCTCTTTGAAAGCAAATAAACGAAAAGAAGTTTGCAATTTCGAATGAAAAACAGAGCTGAGCTGAGCTCTCCGTGTTAAATTGCTTGAGAAGTACATTCGAATAGAAAATGGAATCAAACTTAAACTGCTTGTATGGCTCATCAAAGTACAATAAAAGATCAAGTTTACAAGAGATAAGGTTTTTGCACacagacaaaagaaaaggaaacattttggATAAATGGACACTACAAGAATTACTTCTCCAATCATGACCTAAAGTGACtaattagtataggaaatcgcacgacctcgagtacaattcatgattaataggtacgagtgattttggCAGTTCTCAAAGGCGAgagcaatttgagaactgtcaaaatcacgagtacctattattcacgaattgtacgagaaggtcctGCGAAACATCACatcacattttttatttatagtacattcaacaaaattacgaactgtaagagaatgatgtaatttttcaatttacatgatagcagtcatcaaaatcacacaagaattgtggcaactcgcaagttcggttttgtgtgacattgaaaataatttcacctttCTTCTTCGTATTTTcctgcatggttgaacatgacgaaatttgtaaacaactctttatttggtaaaaataaagccattaaaattgcggaGCGACAGGCGGCCATTTTTTCGTTGACGTtcaaatttgccgcttacgcgtcgtttccatggaaactaaATAGATACtcctacggagtacaatttgggattaattgtactgctctcgaccaatcaacattgagtaattttgttgagtgtactataaGGAGCTGAACCATACGTTTAGggtattttttcacttttcacttCTTCGCTGTCATGTTTAAGACTCCATCATATCATTATCAAGTTTCCCACTTTAGTGTATAAAACAatgacagcaacaacaacatggCCAGTTTCACTCCAAAAAGGAGGAATACGTCAATTGAAGGAGAAGATTGCCAACAAACAACTGCAGGATTTACAAACAGAATATTTGATTCAAACTGGAACTGATCAACACTTTAAGATACAAAGTGAATACATGATTAAGCAAA is a genomic window of Acropora muricata isolate sample 2 chromosome 8, ASM3666990v1, whole genome shotgun sequence containing:
- the LOC136926006 gene encoding uncharacterized protein; amino-acid sequence: MMFQQPLQQSLKLVQKPTTTSSTQPASSAVAESQDDKGFRQPITFDGKRMRKAVMRKTVDYNSSVVKQIENRKWFKDPSKRSGMQPDDSFSSDVFPPGCLLSNPINAVTTKFVRTSTNKLRCPIFCVAWTPEGRRLVTGASSGEFTLWNGLTFNFETILQAHDSPVRAMVWSHADNWLLSSDHGGFIKYWQSNMNNVKMYEAHKEPIRGLSFSPTDNKFSSCSDDGLVKIWDFYRCAEERTLRGHGADVKCVDWHPTKSLVVSGSKDSQQPIKLWDPRTGYSLTTLHAHKSTVMQVRWNQNGNWLLTASRDHLLKLFDIRAMKEMQTFRGHKREATAISWHPIHESLFVSGGSDGSMMFWMVGAEKDVGNMDQAHEGMVWSLAWHPLGHILCSGSNDHSSKFWTRNRLGDRMRDKYNLNILDTEDDADGDHNPVISTAIPGMDTTINPTEDFPDIDRYDLGEKGPSLGFGNSPSKITPTRPKHLESQNPGFTLPIFKNSPAIPGLGSVTDRPPSNENGNSLLRPDAPPFNPMGQRERNQKGPFEPPAPQRLVHPSSFQHDPRQRPFDGPQGDHKQIGRGHSRGEFEGRRPGRDSWDEPRGPPGDFKSSNWRDQGPNDFGPGRSFGQDEPRPNFRGPPGEKCNGPQGILGSPPKNYEGDSRPGLLGPPPSSQPQQVVQGSIRHSSGPDAPNEFANQDSRLDQGGWRPHPNAHEENRNELSPRFDMGDKRSWHPPDLSSRGLRRGAPRGRGNDSSVPHGPDGQGPKGPSHPFINNLSSRGFKTNALGRNESRDPRWGGPSDEPPQGRGRDEPHGFFDRRDSWGSPQQPHDPRGPPRDEPRDPRIARGPGPSPSDTKEAKPAIRPLMSLSPPPLPLGQTGFDFNLDDDSWKGGPDRRGRKRSSDQEGFREPKIMRPEDEWRRGPDQGPHDGWRGPEEPFDDGPWHDDERGPFPSGDSPMRGRGKPRGGRRGRGGRR